A genomic stretch from Deferribacterota bacterium includes:
- a CDS encoding AEC family transporter, with protein MQELIILTSPIFIVILIGYILKLSNIIDSDFIISTNKMLFNFFLPLLLFYKIYSTSIAELPSFILLFIALLSIFLIY; from the coding sequence ATGCAAGAACTAATAATTTTAACATCCCCTATTTTTATAGTAATTTTAATTGGCTACATTCTAAAGTTGTCGAATATAATAGATTCTGATTTTATCATTTCTACAAATAAAATGCTATTCAACTTCTTTTTACCACTGTTACTATTTTATAAAATTTATTCAACAAGTATTGCTGAACTTCCTTCATTTATATTACTTTTTATTGCTCTCTTATCTATTTTTTTAATATAT